Genomic window (Alligator mississippiensis isolate rAllMis1 chromosome 7, rAllMis1, whole genome shotgun sequence):
TGTCCCAGTTTACCCGCTGGAAGAGATGCTAGGCACAAAATTGCCCTTCTGTTTCTTGCAGATGCACCGCGAAGTGCTGTTTAAACCCGCTCCACGTCGTAATCTAAATTTCCAGTCTCTGCTATGCCGGGGGCTTTTTGCCTCTCTTGCCATCACCTTGGCTGAGTTTACTCCCGAGGCCAGGTGTTGTTCAGTGATCACTCAGAGCCAAGGAGCTTGCATGCTTTGGTGTGAGCTCAGCCTAGTGTAGCACAAGGCTCTGTGCAAGGCAGCGCCCCTTCCAGCTGGCTCTTAATGCCCAcgattaaaaactgcaaaatcagcAGGCCCATTTAAAATAGCTCCCTTCCTCCTGTTCTGCTGTGGTCACATCCCACTCTGGCTCGTATCTCATAAGCCCAGTGGTATCAAGAGTCCCTGTGACTGTGAATCacggcagctggttccccttttGTCTTGGGTGCATTGGTTCTCCCCCAACGAGCCCAAAACGTGGGTGAGTGCCCAGCTGCCGATGCTAGGAAAATGAAAGTCTCCCAAGAAGGTCCGTGTCATGGGCGGGCCCAGCTGCAGATGTGGAAAGCACAAGAAGACGGGACTTCAGTCCAGATCCCATCAGCAGACGCAGGTCCTAGTCCGGAAACGAACCCAGCTCCACACGCCAATAGTTTGGGACCATGGAGATGTGGAAGCAGATATTTTCACAGAAGATGCAGCAGGTGCACCCAGGGGACAAGTGGGCCCTTAAGCTAGATGACAACCTGCAGCCCAATGTCTTGGGGCCAGGATGGATGCAATTCCTGCAGCAGCGTGCATTCGGCAGGTGAGGAGGATACAGCAAAGCAGCCTCGGAGGCCTTGGAGCTGCGGTGGTTTCCCCCTTCAGTGCTAAGGAAGAGGTGGGCTGGACAGTACAGGGGGCTTGATTCACGAGGAGTAAGGCTGGCTGCAGTGTTTTCCTCCTAAATCTTTACTTCATGGGAAAAGTCTTTTTTGATAACACAGACATTTttggggcgtgggggggggggggaattgctgttttcatcccaaaATGTTCAGGGTCTTGTTGCAAAACTGACAGGTTTCCCCTTGGGTTTGCCACGATCCTTCCAATTTTTCCTGCAGGTAAGGAACCCTTTCCGTCCCCTTCAGTCACTGCATGTGAGCGGTTGCTGAATTTCTCCCCTTGCCTGTCGACATGTCGAGCTTTTTGTATGCGTTCTGTGTTTGTGCGAATAAGGACTCGACTTGCCATTTCTTGCAATGCATGGGGACCTGCCGTCTCATATTTATACGGATGCTGGACGTGTGTTGAAAGGGTCTCACATGCCAAGGGTTTCACAAGAACTTAGGAGTAGTGACAGCTTGATTGATCGATCATTGGAAAAGTTACGCCAGAGGAATACAATTCCCTGGTTTATTATTCTTGGCTATACTGATCAGGGAGTAGAAGCAAGAGCATGAGGCTCAGGTGGCTAATCTCAGGGCACAAAGAGTGAATATTGAATAGTTAGAGACAACTCTCCAGCGATTTGCGCTGTGTTGTTTTGGAGTCAGAAGGGTTGGGTGAATTTTTACCAACAGCCAAATACACGTGGAAAAAGAAATTAAGATCAGATCATGGCTGATTTGCTAACCCCCAAAGTGGGGCTAAACCATAGGAAATGCTAAGGAATAGTTTGACTGGATTATGGAAGCATTTGCCACGTGCCCGTCCTTCCAGCTCCTAGCTCCGGCGTCCCCCAAATGCACTGGACCCACCAGACAGCAGCGGGAGCAGCAGGTGGAAGGGAGGTGGTGGAAACAGGTGGGGAAAGGCAAGaaaggggcagaggaagagggaggCTGAACTTTAGGGGCTGTGATGAGATGGCTGAGAGAGAGGGTTGAGGTGTGAGAGCGGGGCCAGGCCACATGGCTGATGTCAGGCACCCTTCATTGCTGGGAGCGGCCCATTGACAGAGCTGGGAGTTACGTCCGGTTGtccccaggctgggccagagcCCTCCACCCACACTTTCCTTTTcgttttcttcttcctcctattTCCCCAGGTTCAGGCTTGGTGCTCCTACGGCTCTGCCTGCTGAACAGCACCGAGCCCAGCTCACGTCTGGGTAGGGGCAAAGCTATCACACTCAAAATGGACAGATGTTGTTGCTCACTAGTACCCCCATTCCTGGCTTGGGAAACCACTGGCAGTAACCAGTAACCATTGCGGCATTATTGATTCTGCTGCGTGCCAGGAGGTGGTAGCCTGCATAGTAATAGCTACAAGGTGCATATTGTCTGTATTGGCTGGTGTGCCAGAGGCAccccttaaaaataataaaaagaacagGATAAAATTGCAGTGGAAAAAAGGCTTTTAACCTCAATTCAGTTGCATTTTGGTCCATTCCCATTATGACAACTTCAGTGATGTTTTGTTCCATAGCTTTGGTGCACAGGATGATCTCCTTTCCGGCCATCAAATTTTGTGATCATTTTAGatcatttttgtgtgtgttgggggggggggaaggcagatcCAGTTCTTCCTGTAGCCAGCACTCCTGTAACACATCTCTTATACTGAAAAATACAGTGCATCTGCATAAGAGCTGCCATTGACTGGGTCAGACCGTAGGTCCATTTTGTCCCATCTCCTGTGTCACGCAGCAGCagcggaggctggaagggagagtgattGGATCTGAAGAGGGCTTTTCCCCCCgtccctctctcccttgcagcctccagcatttaaggttcAGGACGTCCTgatgcagaggctgtgcccctcttGCCCATGCTCAATAGtgaccgatgcccctttcctccaagaaggggtccaatccctttttgagtCTGGCTAAACTCTCGGTGTCTGGTGGCCACGAGTCCCACATTGCAATGACGTGCGGCGTGAAAAGCAACTTCCAGCCGccgctcctcctgcagctgcaacGGCCCCCGCATGAGAACGGCTGGTGGGATCAGGGATGCGGGTCGGGGCTAAGTTCGATCTGCTCCTTTCTCCCATTAGGTTCCAGTGTTCCCAGTGCCATCATGCCTGGCAGTCCGCCCAGGTGCACGTGCTCTTCCACATCCACCTggaccggaggcagagagagGGCCAGGTGAAGATGAAAATCTTCAGGCAAGAGTGCAAGAAATGCCTCCTGGTCGTGCTGGAAGAGCCACAATTCAGCCCCCGGCATGTCAAGAGGGTGCTGGATAGCCTAGGGCGGAAGATACGCCAGAAGTGCTATGGGGAAGCTGCCCATCCCAACAGTGTGCCCACCATCGTTGCGGGAGACCCCACAAAGGGGTCGCACGACAGCACCTGCTGTGGACTGGGTGTTTGCAGCATGAAACATGAAACACAAATGCTGCCCGACGTGATTGTTGGATCCACTTGCACCCGCCCCGACCAGTGGGAACAGACTGGGGTGGCAACAGGGGTAAGCAGCGGCTTCAGCTGGCGGCAATGTTGTTGCTACAGCTGTTGCGTGCTGGCTATTTCGGCCGTGCTCTTTTTGCTTCTGCTGTATTTCACCCCCAAGAAGTAGAAAGCCGGCTCTCACGCTGGTCCCTTGAGCCACAGCTGCCAGAATAATTATAGGTCATTTCCATACATACATGTGCAGGGTTGAATGCATCATCGAACGCATACGTTACAGATGCTCACAGCTGCAGGCACCGCGTGTGCTTGAAACCTGTTGCTTGAATCATGTCGCCTGACATAGCTCATGTAGGGCTGTCTTATGGCTCTCCTCACCGAGCATCCCCAAATCATCTGAGGCTGGCACTAAATAACCAATGTGCTAAAGATGTAGCTAGTGTAAAACATGTGAGTGTGTATTAGATAACAGAAAGAAGGGATGCATGTGCCAGCATTCATCAGTGTGCCCGGAGAGGAGATAAGACCTCTGGGCACCTGCACTGTCCTAGACCGTGACATCTTGTATAAGTGCTGCTTTCCAAGGACCCGCTCCAGAAGTAGTTTTGACTGGTCCTGCACCGCGCAGGAGAGAATGGGGGGCTTATCTCCCCCGTGGTGGTGCTGGCTTTGAAAGGAGATGGTAGAGACAGGCCCTAAAGGCTCCATGTGCGGATATAGAGGCATAAGTGCTGAGGCTTGGGTAAGGGTCCAGGAGGTGACATTTGCACATCGGAGCTTCATTTGGAGATGGGTCAAGCCAATAAAACTCGGTTAACTTGGTGAATCACCTGGTGTGTTGCGCAGCTCGTCACCCGGAGTTGGGAGCACAGCAGGGGGTTGGCagttcccatcaactagtaccctttgggtccgacccccAGCCATCGGACCGTGAGCTGTTGgacatctgtgcatgcatgcgtgtgtgtgtgtgtacatgtgcaagagagagagaggaacaagGCAGGTTCTCAGGGCACGGGGGAGCAAGCTGCAGTAATGCCAACtcataaaaaaatcacaagactCCCGATGTCCAAGTCAAACGAACTCTGACCCACGATCGCCTGATAGAGACATCAGatcttggggttttttcttttggTGCATGTAGACAGTgcctagctggtaagtctgtggaggggaaggggcagagggcgAGGGAAGGGGTGGATGGGTGCATATCGaggtccccacggtgagggagggagcggggcaggggctggggtgaaaggggtgctggggctggggcgagcATGCAACAGAGCTGTGGGAGgctgtctgtgcatgcatgtgtgcatgtgtgtgtgtgcatgtgtgtgtgtcttcccctcactcccagccccccagctgcccctcactccacagTACCCAgtatcctgccagggtgtgcagagACCCCCCCTCCGCTGGGCTCCAACCctcccacacatacccacagcccctcGCACCTTCACAGACAACGTCCCCCCACCCGTACACACatttcaaaaatagcatctcatgatttgcatttcaaatctcttgattttcaagagtttgtctcatgattttcgACCTGCTGGGCCTGGCGATACTGAAGCTGTGGGGTGCACCCTGGCCGGGTCTGGCTGTTTCTATTCTCGGAGCGAACTCAGCGCCCTGGTccctggggagagggtggggagcgggcaggggcagccatgcaTTTcccttttactttcatttttcacCAGCCCTGACCTCCCTTCCACTTCCTGGCTCTTGCAGTTGCAACCGCAAAGACCTGTGAGGACAGGCAAGCAACCTTGCCCAGCCAGCCAAGGGCTGTGCCCGGGGGTGCAAGCGGAGGTCATTGTCAAGCAAACACTGCCTTTCCCAGCTCAGCAGCGCAATCAGCGTCCCAGAGAGGCTCCAAAGAGAGTGAACATGGAGCTCTGGGAGAGAAAGTTCACTTTAAAGATGGCCCTCCGGGTACCAGGGCACAGCTGGTCCCTGACCCAGGAGGACAACCTCAATCCCTGGAGCTTGCCGTATGGATGGCACCAATTTCAGCAAAAAAAGTGCTTCGCCAGGTGAGACAAACTGGGCAGTGAACAAGGCCCCAGGGTGACCATGTCCTTGGGGGGAGATGAagtagggagggtgtgggggaggcttTGACTGAGCAATCTCTGTGCCAATCTCTATTTTcattgtgctgccaggtggggtcGGTGGCTTGGTTTCCGTCCACAAACATGGACGTGTCTCTGTGCTAACATTCCCATGCGTTGCAACCATTTTCCTCCTGTTCATGTTCCCTGGCACTCCAACAAACCGTACCCCTGGAGATATTGCACCCTGTACCCCTGGAGATAATTGCATCCCGTGCCCCTGGAGATATTGCACCCCGGACCCCTGGAGATAATTAAATCCCATACCCCGGAGATATTGTACCCTGTACCCCTGGAAATAATTGCATCCCATAACTCTGGAGATATTGCATCCCATACTCCCGGCGATATTGCACCCCGTACCCCTGGGGATATTGCAACCCATGCCCCTGGAGATGTTGCATCCTGAACCCCTGGAGATATTGTATCCCATACCCCTGGAGATAACTGCATCCCATACCCCTGGAGATATTGCACCCCGTACCCCTGGAGATAATTGCATCCTGTGCCCCTAGAGATATTGCACCCTGTATCCCTGGagattgtctctagtgggttgtggaatagagaaaatcccacacaacttactgattcgtttgatgcactggctggggaaatttttagctattgcacgatttcacaatgattgcgcACTTAAtgcatacaacacaattttatttcctttaagaaataccacaaacattaagaaacaatgctccaaatgcacttccttaaaacaattacaattacaactaaaagttaaatttgaatcaatactattattttcatgatatacttacaggcctagaattctgagaagccaaacacctagatatgctttcattcctcagtagtacaatttaatgggttggcctcagcagtacagttcaatgggctggcctcaatactgataggactaagcccccttccttcagtccctttccttcagtccctttcgggcgctccgtggcttcagcgtgaactaagagattcgtgttcacggttTCAATAAATTGAAACCAGCCACGTTTGCAAAGTAATGATCACACAATGAACTGAATAGTGGCACAGTAcgtttagaccagccacacatgcaaagcagtgatcacaccataaaaatagccatccagctataaaaacggccaactagctacaaa
Coding sequences:
- the LOC102570376 gene encoding receptor-transporting protein 2, with the protein product MEMWKQIFSQKMQQVHPGDKWALKLDDNLQPNVLGPGWMQFLQQRAFGRFQCSQCHHAWQSAQVHVLFHIHLDRRQREGQVKMKIFRQECKKCLLVVLEEPQFSPRHVKRVLDSLGRKIRQKCYGEAAHPNSVPTIVAGDPTKGSHDSTCCGLGVCSMKHETQMLPDVIVGSTCTRPDQWEQTGVATGVSSGFSWRQCCCYSCCVLAISAVLFLLLLYFTPKK